In the genome of Indicator indicator isolate 239-I01 chromosome 8, UM_Iind_1.1, whole genome shotgun sequence, one region contains:
- the TMEM156 gene encoding transmembrane protein 156, protein MCLLLRKSALFRLVLGIMTMFVLCLPDFFKIHEANTVIVSCLDTCSSNNTTFPLCTFNNSCKRPMQQRTGNQAVLLKAIVNHSSFQNTPCICQSSRREQQPHTKHTECESRRNVDVDHPGSGAVAKKAKSSLEVETEDVNYFYNYLNFTMVSETEGVEHNTHYLLEIHINPSLVGGRNAAEEHLNHSCLVAMMGDQNDCINISLQLKSHVEYPMCMTKIIWLTMIPVVVVFTVSIVIYKIVQENEPNSDCKHRTSASVSSIIRKESFRHATRTVSTKIHPFPVKSNEQEIALSAQITNVLPMIPEQEHCHVGETTVQAKADFKCAEEEDGSKAVSLVSKLFLRDSNLQTQKQVYPKCLTPELAPCVKSCSAEEKQPSSLQQQQFHFTKNYD, encoded by the exons ATGTGCTTGCTTTTGAGAAAATCAGCACTCTTCAGATTAGTATTAGGAATAATGACCATGTTTGTTCTGTGTTTACCTGACTTTTTCAAAATCCACGAAG CTAACACTGTAATTGTATCATGCCTGGATACCTGCTCATCAAATAACACCACTTTTCCACTTTGTACTTTCAACAATTCCTGCAAAAGACCAATGCAACAAAGAACAGGAAACCAGGCTGTTTTACTGAAGGCCATTGTAAATCATTCCAGTTTCCAAAATACTCCATGCATTTGCCAGTCCTCCAGGAGGGAACAACAGCCTCATACTAAACACACGGAGTGTGAATCCAGGAGAAATGTGGATGTTGATCATCCGGGATCAGGGGCAGTAGCTAAAAAAG CAAAAAGCTCTCTTGAAGTGGAAACAGAAGatgttaattatttttataactACTTAAATTTCACTATGGTTTCTGAGACAGAAGGAGTAGAGCATAATACTCACTACCTACTGGAAATTCACATCAACCCTTCTCTAGTTGGAggcagaaatgctgctgaagaACACTTAAATCATTCCTGTCTAGTGGCAATGATGGGAGACCAAAATGACTGTATAAATATTTCACTGCAACTGAAGTCTCACGTGGAAT ATCCAATGTGTATGACAAAGATCATTTGGCTCACTATGATTCCAGTAGTTGTTGTGTTTACCGTTTCAATCGTCATCTACAAAATAGTACAAGAAAATGAACCAAACT CAGATTGCAAACACAGAACATCAGCATCAGTTTCTAGTATCATAAGAAAAGAGAGTTTCAGACATGCAACAAGAACTGTATCTACTAAAATTCATCCTTTCCCTG TGAAATCCAATGAACAAGAGATTGCACTTTCTGCCCAGATCACAAATGTGCTGCCCATGATTCCTGAACAGGAGCATTGTCATGTGGGTGAAACAACTGTCCAAG CAAAGGCAGATTTCAAGTGCGCTGAGGAGGAAGATGGCAGTAAAGCTGTTTCT TTGGTTTCTAAGTTATTCCTGCGGGACAGCAACCTGCAGACACAGAAACAGGTCTATCCCAA